The genomic region TCTGTGGTTCTGGAAACATTCCCTGCAATATACAGGTCTCTCACCGGATGGCTTGAAAGGAACTTCGGTCTCCTGTTTGCAGTCAGAGCAGATTGCCTTGTGCATTTCTCTTGGACCGTCGTTTGATCTAAAGCCGCCACCGCCGCCGCCTCTACTGTTTCCGCCTCTGTTATTGTATCCCATTTTATATTTCTCCTGAATTTTTACATAGTTCGCACAGCAGAACCGATACTGAGAATTATTGTATGAACAGTTAATACCTGTTAAAACCAAATCGCTCATTCCGATACGGCTACTTCTTACTGTCAGCAATTGTTAAAAGAAGCACGCAAAAATAGAGTAACCCTTTATACATCGTTGAGCAATCGAACTATTACGTAGTACCGCACCATGGTATAAATAACCGATGCTACCAATTTAGAACGTTTACTCACAAATATACCTGACACCAAAAAATATGTCACCAGATTTCAAGCAAATTCATAATCCCATGACAATTACAGGTTGTTGCAATAAAGAAAACACGACCTCCAATTGGACATGAATCCCTGTTTTCAGAAACTGACTTTAAATGTTCCATTAAAGAGAGCATATATTCTTTGAAATCTACTCCTTTGATTCCACCGATTCCCGGTTTCATCTGGCAGCTCTCAAAAACCCAACCTTTGTGAGATGGAAGCAATTTCCGGGCATAAGACGTGATTGTTTCGGGTTTTTCTCTTTTGAAATTGTAGCAATATTCAGCAGGTCCCATGCAATTATCAGGACAAATTTCTCCTGTCTTTGCATATGAGAGCATGATTGCTCCATCCTTCAGGGAACTGAACACAACAATATTTTCAGGCAAAAGTGAGAGAATGTCGTTGAAATATTCTGTCGTTTTCTCATTGTGTTCATTGTTTTCACTATTTACATCAATCTGAACAGCTGAAATGAGATTTTCTGAAGAAATTGAACTCATCATGTCAATTGCCATATTTAAAACCGCATGTGTTGGAACAGCAGGAATTATGAATTCCGGAATCCCGGCTTCAAGAATCTCAGGAACTTTTCTCACATCCATGCAGTGGAAGTAAATCTTTCCTGAATTTGATTTTGACTTGTGGAACTCCTTTATCAGACTGAAAAGCTCTTCACGGTCAACAGTTACTGAACTGTTGGTAGCATTAGCAGAATCATCGACATCAATTATCACAACAAAAGG from Methanolobus tindarius DSM 2278 harbors:
- a CDS encoding CxxC-x17-CxxC domain-containing protein is translated as MGYNNRGGNSRGGGGGGFRSNDGPREMHKAICSDCKQETEVPFKPSGERPVYCRECFQNHRPKRY